In Paenibacillus phoenicis, one genomic interval encodes:
- the nfsA gene encoding oxygen-insensitive NADPH nitroreductase, producing MNETISLLQNHASVRSFTNTPITEEQLEAIFKAASQTSSSSLLQTVSIIRITDQDLRKKVMQLSMNQHYIEEAAEFWIFCADFNRNHQIAPEVDIEYIDFLLVGTFDAGLMAQNALTAAESMGLGGVFIGGVRANIDELSDQLQLPKYVIPLVGLCLGTPAGEKPGMKPRLPQSMVLLENEYQPLDREKLAVYDEAMLKYYENRPVTPPFTEKKVKGWSDHIQEHLQRSTLPQMMDYLNKQGFAKK from the coding sequence ATGAATGAAACCATTTCATTGCTTCAGAATCATGCATCTGTGCGATCTTTTACCAATACACCTATAACCGAAGAACAGCTGGAAGCCATCTTTAAAGCAGCCAGTCAAACTTCATCTTCCAGTCTTCTTCAAACCGTTTCGATTATTCGAATCACCGATCAGGATCTGCGAAAAAAAGTGATGCAACTCAGCATGAATCAACACTATATTGAAGAAGCCGCAGAGTTTTGGATTTTCTGTGCAGATTTCAACCGGAATCATCAAATTGCCCCAGAGGTGGATATTGAATATATTGATTTTCTGTTGGTCGGTACGTTCGACGCTGGTCTGATGGCACAAAATGCTTTAACCGCAGCCGAATCCATGGGACTTGGCGGTGTATTTATCGGGGGGGTCCGAGCGAATATCGACGAATTATCTGACCAGTTGCAATTACCGAAGTATGTGATCCCTTTGGTGGGGTTATGCTTGGGTACCCCGGCAGGAGAGAAACCTGGGATGAAGCCGCGGCTGCCTCAATCCATGGTCTTGCTAGAAAATGAGTATCAACCACTGGATCGAGAGAAATTAGCCGTCTATGATGAAGCCATGTTGAAGTATTATGAGAACCGTCCGGTTACGCCTCCCTTCACCGAGAAAAAAGTCAAAGGATGGAGTGACCATATCCAAGAACATCTCCAGAGAAGTACGCTCCCTCAAATGATGGACTATTTGAACAAGCAAGGATTTGCGAAAAAATAA
- a CDS encoding AAA family ATPase: MELREAVEIIGRIRRNIGEVVVGKENVVDLLLAALLGNGHVLLEDVPGTGKTLLAKALAKSLGGEFKRIQFTPDLLPSDLSGINFYNQKTGDFEFRSGPVFTHVLLADEINRATPRTQSSLLECMEERQVTIDGVTHELAAPFFVMATQNPVDQQGTFPLPEAQLDRFLMRIAMGYPTSDEGVSILRRFKEHQPLAELLPAASAAEVAEAQRFAQSVRAAEDLLAYIVAITEATRKHPEVKLGASPRASMSLLRASQGFALVRGRDYVTPDDIKAVAVPVLAHRLILRHSLRGADNPGAEVVRQALEQVEVPAETVLAAQGKQGD; the protein is encoded by the coding sequence ATGGAACTGCGGGAAGCGGTAGAGATTATCGGGCGGATTCGCCGCAATATCGGCGAGGTGGTGGTTGGGAAGGAGAACGTGGTGGATTTGTTGCTCGCCGCGTTGCTCGGGAACGGGCATGTGCTGCTGGAGGATGTGCCGGGGACCGGAAAAACGCTGCTGGCTAAAGCGCTGGCGAAATCGCTTGGCGGCGAGTTTAAGCGCATCCAATTTACACCGGACCTGCTGCCATCCGATTTGAGCGGCATAAATTTCTATAATCAGAAGACCGGCGATTTCGAGTTCCGTTCCGGGCCGGTGTTCACTCATGTGCTGCTGGCGGACGAAATTAACCGGGCGACGCCGCGGACGCAGTCCAGCTTGCTGGAGTGCATGGAGGAACGGCAGGTGACGATCGACGGAGTGACGCATGAGCTGGCGGCGCCGTTTTTCGTCATGGCTACGCAGAACCCGGTCGATCAGCAGGGAACGTTCCCGCTGCCGGAAGCCCAATTGGACCGCTTCCTGATGCGGATTGCCATGGGATATCCGACATCCGACGAGGGCGTGTCCATCCTTCGGCGCTTCAAGGAGCACCAGCCGCTGGCGGAGCTCCTTCCGGCCGCCTCGGCTGCGGAAGTGGCGGAAGCGCAGCGGTTCGCGCAGTCCGTCCGCGCGGCGGAGGACCTGCTCGCTTATATCGTGGCGATCACCGAGGCAACCCGCAAGCATCCGGAGGTCAAGCTGGGCGCGAGCCCGCGGGCGAGCATGAGCCTGCTGCGCGCCTCGCAAGGCTTTGCATTGGTTCGAGGCCGAGATTACGTGACGCCGGACGACATCAAGGCGGTGGCCGTGCCGGTGCTGGCGCATCGACTGATCCTGCGCCACAGCTTGCGCGGTGCGGACAATCCCGGTGCCGAGGTGGTGCGTCAGGCGCTGGAGCAGGTGGAGGTCCCGGCTGAAACGGTGCTGGCGGCACAGGGCAAGCAGGGGGACTGA
- a CDS encoding beta-N-acetylhexosaminidase, translated as MKLFFQGWDEGLVHGVKELEAQLGFQMDPSGLPVEVVRLSPDAGQLRVSLSGGKGRIEYVEKIHFFRALGLFVEHAKTKESFDLTERPSFDYNGAMLDASRNAVMRVDAIKQMLRYMAVMGLNGLMMYTEDTYEVPELPYFGYMRGRYTAEELRECDDYAALFGIEMIPCIQTLGHLFHALKWQYAEPLRDHPDIVLPGAPATYEFLEQAIRAASAPFRSKRIHIGMDEAFQVGLGRYLRDNGFRDRFEVMNEHVGRVMEITGKLGLEPMIWSDMYFNLLSNDVQGGLYNMEADFSEENMAKIPKGLRFVYWNYWGTDENAYKEVFDKHRLLGSEPIFAGGIHMWNLMAPNHGKTWSSMHPALRAAKQSGLREVFATAWGDNGNEANHFVILPGLQLFAEYGYHDGEVTDEHLQKRLAACTGLDLFGPLEALKGMDEVPEVYEGNYYGANPSKFLLWQDPLIGLFDKHVEGMEGTLPDYYAGLAEKWRGYLAGEGSGWTEPFTAMFAFYEKLAAALSVKSTLGVTIKRLYDAGDRDGLRRIADETLPELSRRVEELRVAHRELWLGTYKPFGWEVLDIRYGGVLARAASARDRLLDYVNGRVPQLEELEAERLVFNQNNVFGTLDVNGLYHQIATAGSLSM; from the coding sequence ATGAAGCTTTTTTTTCAAGGATGGGACGAGGGATTAGTTCATGGCGTAAAAGAATTGGAGGCCCAGCTCGGATTCCAAATGGACCCTTCGGGATTACCGGTGGAAGTTGTGCGCTTGTCTCCAGATGCAGGACAGTTGCGGGTCTCGCTGAGCGGCGGGAAAGGTCGGATTGAATATGTGGAGAAGATTCATTTTTTCCGCGCGTTGGGGTTGTTTGTGGAGCATGCCAAGACGAAAGAGTCGTTTGATCTAACTGAGCGGCCGAGCTTCGATTACAACGGGGCGATGCTGGACGCGTCGCGCAATGCGGTGATGCGGGTGGATGCGATCAAGCAGATGCTGCGCTATATGGCGGTCATGGGACTGAACGGGCTGATGATGTACACCGAGGACACGTACGAAGTGCCGGAACTTCCTTACTTCGGGTATATGCGGGGACGGTACACTGCGGAGGAATTGCGGGAATGCGACGATTACGCGGCGTTGTTTGGCATCGAGATGATCCCGTGCATTCAGACGCTGGGGCATTTATTTCATGCGCTGAAATGGCAGTATGCGGAGCCGCTGCGCGACCATCCGGACATCGTGCTGCCGGGTGCGCCGGCAACGTACGAATTCCTGGAGCAGGCGATTCGGGCGGCATCGGCGCCGTTCCGGTCAAAGCGGATCCATATCGGCATGGATGAAGCGTTTCAGGTGGGACTTGGCCGGTATTTGCGGGACAACGGCTTCCGCGACCGATTCGAGGTCATGAACGAGCATGTCGGGCGGGTGATGGAGATCACCGGGAAGCTGGGGCTGGAGCCGATGATCTGGAGCGACATGTATTTCAACCTGCTGTCGAACGACGTGCAGGGCGGGTTGTATAACATGGAGGCGGATTTTTCTGAGGAAAATATGGCCAAAATCCCGAAAGGCCTCCGGTTCGTTTACTGGAACTACTGGGGGACGGACGAGAACGCGTACAAAGAGGTGTTTGATAAGCACCGGCTGCTTGGGTCGGAGCCGATTTTTGCGGGAGGCATCCATATGTGGAACCTGATGGCCCCGAACCACGGCAAAACGTGGTCGTCCATGCACCCCGCGCTGCGGGCAGCCAAACAGAGCGGCCTGCGCGAGGTGTTTGCGACCGCGTGGGGCGACAACGGGAACGAGGCGAATCATTTCGTAATTTTGCCGGGGCTGCAGCTGTTTGCCGAATACGGGTACCATGACGGCGAGGTGACGGACGAGCATCTGCAGAAGCGGCTGGCCGCCTGCACGGGGCTTGATTTGTTTGGACCGCTCGAAGCGTTGAAGGGGATGGACGAAGTGCCGGAGGTCTACGAGGGGAACTATTACGGCGCGAATCCGTCGAAATTCCTGCTTTGGCAAGATCCGCTGATCGGCTTGTTCGACAAGCATGTGGAAGGCATGGAAGGGACGCTGCCGGACTATTATGCCGGCCTTGCTGAGAAATGGCGGGGTTACCTTGCAGGAGAGGGAAGCGGATGGACGGAACCGTTTACCGCGATGTTTGCCTTCTATGAAAAGCTTGCCGCCGCGCTGTCCGTAAAATCGACGCTGGGCGTGACGATCAAGCGCCTTTACGACGCCGGGGACCGGGACGGGCTGCGGCGGATCGCTGACGAGACGCTGCCGGAGCTGAGCCGTCGGGTCGAGGAGCTGCGCGTGGCGCACCGGGAGCTGTGGCTTGGAACGTACAAGCCGTTTGGCTGGGAAGTGCTCGATATCCGCTACGGCGGTGTACTGGCCCGCGCGGCATCGGCTCGCGATCGTCTGCTGGACTACGTGAACGGCCGGGTGCCGCAGCTGGAGGAGCTGGAGGCGGAGCGGTTGGTGTTCAATCAGAACAACGTGTTTGGCACGCTGGATGTGAACGGATTGTACCATCAGATTGCGACGGCGGGTTCGCTGTCGATGTAA
- a CDS encoding helix-turn-helix transcriptional regulator: MSKSKRLMELMMTVNRKRRFTVKELAQEFGVSSRTILRDLQELSELGVPLYSEVGPHGGYQVLNERVLPPIAFTEEEAVSIFFASHALRHYKFLPFETEASSALGKFYHYMSSDVRDRIDQMKNRVDFVTPTRQSAFPYLGLLLEGAIQQQVLRINYESRRSVSTCRQIQPVGIFASGGLWYCPAYCFERRDFRLFRCDRITSAEAAVGPDAPEPLDLRDVHLGNWEEHLGRKPALLDCLVELTPLGVEACEGQLVRRRLKLHVREDGSGRLEGSFPISELSYLATFFIGLGQEATVLEPPELVDSIKRTLSELLDKYRS; the protein is encoded by the coding sequence ATGTCCAAATCGAAACGGCTCATGGAGCTGATGATGACTGTAAACCGTAAACGTAGGTTCACCGTCAAGGAACTGGCCCAAGAATTCGGCGTCTCCTCCCGCACGATCCTTCGGGACCTGCAGGAGCTTAGCGAGCTTGGCGTGCCCCTGTATTCCGAGGTTGGGCCGCATGGCGGGTACCAGGTGCTAAACGAGCGGGTCCTGCCGCCGATCGCGTTTACCGAAGAGGAGGCGGTGTCGATCTTCTTCGCCAGCCACGCGCTGCGCCACTACAAATTTCTTCCGTTTGAAACGGAAGCTTCTTCGGCGCTTGGCAAGTTCTATCACTATATGTCCAGCGACGTTCGGGACCGCATCGACCAGATGAAAAACCGGGTCGACTTCGTGACCCCAACGCGGCAATCGGCTTTTCCGTATTTAGGCTTGCTGCTGGAAGGAGCTATACAGCAGCAAGTCCTTCGCATCAACTACGAATCGCGCCGCAGCGTCTCTACCTGCCGCCAGATCCAGCCGGTCGGCATTTTTGCCAGCGGCGGCTTATGGTATTGCCCGGCCTACTGCTTTGAGCGCCGCGATTTCCGCTTGTTCCGCTGCGACCGTATCACCTCGGCTGAGGCGGCCGTGGGTCCCGACGCACCAGAACCGCTCGACCTGCGCGATGTCCATCTCGGCAACTGGGAAGAGCACCTCGGCCGCAAGCCGGCTCTGCTGGACTGCCTGGTCGAGCTCACCCCGCTGGGCGTCGAGGCCTGCGAAGGCCAGCTCGTCCGCCGACGCCTGAAGCTGCACGTCCGTGAGGACGGCTCCGGCCGGCTGGAAGGATCGTTCCCGATCAGCGAGCTGTCCTACCTCGCGACGTTCTTTATTGGCCTCGGTCAGGAGGCCACCGTCCTTGAACCGCCGGAGCTGGTGGATTCGATCAAGCGAACGCTAAGCGAACTGCTGGATAAGTATCGCTCATAA
- a CDS encoding winged helix-turn-helix transcriptional regulator yields the protein MRVCSEGFDEAFIDENRDMYAISFTQYILSGRWKHFILWYLREGPRRYSDIKKYLGGLSQSSLTKQLRELEQDGVIQREVYPEVPPRVEYSLTDRGKKLLPILEKMEAFGREYGG from the coding sequence ATGAGGGTCTGCAGTGAAGGATTTGATGAAGCGTTTATCGATGAAAACAGGGATATGTACGCGATATCCTTTACCCAATATATACTTTCCGGACGTTGGAAACACTTTATTTTATGGTATCTAAGAGAAGGACCTCGTCGCTATTCGGATATCAAAAAATATCTTGGCGGTTTATCGCAAAGCTCTCTCACCAAGCAGCTTCGAGAGTTGGAGCAAGATGGAGTCATTCAACGTGAAGTTTATCCGGAAGTCCCTCCACGGGTAGAGTACTCGCTTACAGACAGGGGAAAAAAATTACTGCCGATCCTCGAGAAGATGGAAGCCTTCGGAAGAGAATACGGCGGCTAA
- a CDS encoding sugar phosphate isomerase/epimerase family protein, producing MKLGVSSYSLYQAMQAGSMTLLEVIDWVADIGGEHIEIVPLGFNFNDDPGLIERIRERAVQAGIVVSNYAIGANFIVDSEEAYAAEIARVKREVDHAHALGVKLMRHDVASRQDTSIIRFQEDLPRIANACREIADYAAQYGITTSLENHGYYVQATDRVQAVIHAVDRPNYKTTLDVGNFVCVDENPVVAVKKNIGYASMVHVKDFYIRPENRDPGAGWFRSSGGQYLRGAIAGQGDLDLWEILRIVKASGYDGYLSIEYEGMEDCRQGTRIAFDNVRRIWDEV from the coding sequence ATGAAACTGGGAGTCAGTTCATACAGCCTCTATCAAGCGATGCAGGCCGGATCGATGACGCTGCTGGAGGTCATCGATTGGGTCGCCGACATCGGCGGCGAGCATATCGAAATCGTGCCGCTGGGGTTTAACTTCAACGACGATCCGGGTCTCATCGAGCGGATCCGCGAGCGCGCGGTACAGGCCGGCATCGTCGTGTCCAACTATGCGATCGGCGCCAACTTCATCGTCGACTCGGAAGAGGCTTATGCGGCAGAGATCGCCCGCGTCAAACGCGAGGTCGACCATGCCCATGCGCTTGGCGTCAAGCTGATGCGGCATGACGTCGCCTCCCGGCAGGACACCTCGATTATCCGGTTCCAGGAGGACCTGCCGCGGATCGCGAACGCCTGCCGGGAAATCGCCGATTACGCCGCGCAGTACGGCATCACAACCAGCCTGGAAAACCATGGCTACTACGTGCAGGCCACTGACCGGGTGCAAGCGGTGATCCATGCCGTCGACCGGCCAAACTACAAGACGACGCTTGACGTCGGCAACTTCGTTTGCGTTGATGAGAACCCCGTCGTCGCCGTGAAAAAGAACATCGGCTACGCCTCAATGGTCCACGTCAAGGACTTCTACATCCGGCCCGAAAACCGCGACCCCGGCGCCGGCTGGTTCCGCAGCTCGGGCGGCCAGTACCTGCGCGGCGCCATCGCCGGCCAGGGCGATCTCGACCTGTGGGAGATCCTGCGCATCGTGAAGGCTTCCGGCTACGACGGCTACCTCTCCATTGAATACGAAGGCATGGAGGACTGCCGCCAAGGCACCCGCATCGCCTTCGACAACGTCCGGCGCATCTGGGACGAGGTATAG
- a CDS encoding thioredoxin family protein, giving the protein MSLREITEQEWLMQAEKRRETAQKGKEAGREALFFVTALCGTCQLAEKMLEIVLASGPCIPVSKLNINYTPILRELWRIASVPCLIVLEDGVPVRQEYAMRSVVDLSEWLRV; this is encoded by the coding sequence GTGAGCTTACGCGAAATCACTGAGCAGGAATGGCTGATGCAAGCGGAGAAGAGAAGGGAGACAGCGCAGAAGGGGAAGGAAGCCGGCAGGGAGGCTTTATTTTTCGTTACGGCTCTTTGCGGGACCTGCCAACTGGCGGAAAAAATGCTGGAGATCGTCCTGGCGTCCGGCCCCTGCATTCCGGTGTCCAAGCTGAACATCAACTATACCCCGATCCTGCGGGAACTGTGGCGGATCGCCAGCGTCCCTTGTCTGATCGTGCTCGAAGACGGTGTGCCGGTCCGGCAGGAATACGCCATGCGTTCGGTGGTGGATTTAAGCGAGTGGCTGCGGGTATAA
- a CDS encoding sugar phosphate isomerase/epimerase family protein: MKLNNKIGIIVDSFGVGVKEGLKKAKEAGADGVQIYAVSGEMDPEVLTGPKRKELRDYINSLGLEISALCGDLAGHGFQDAAANPAKIEKSKRILDLAVELGTNVVTTHIGIVPEDTNSPIYAAMQQACEELGVYAKSLNAYFAIETGPEPAAHLKSFLDTLSTNGVSVNFDPANMVMVTGDDPVQGVKILKDYIVHTHVKDGVRHRTVDPRDVYGFLGYDAMSHEKIADMAASGVGFEEVPLGKGSVDFPAYFAALQEIGYTGYLTIEREVGDNPEEDIRQAVKFIQSFRG, from the coding sequence ATGAAGCTAAATAACAAAATTGGCATTATCGTTGACAGCTTTGGCGTAGGCGTGAAGGAAGGCTTAAAGAAAGCGAAAGAAGCCGGAGCCGACGGCGTACAGATTTATGCCGTTTCCGGCGAGATGGATCCGGAGGTTCTAACTGGGCCAAAGCGCAAAGAACTGCGCGATTACATCAACAGCCTGGGGCTTGAAATCTCCGCCTTATGCGGCGACCTCGCCGGCCATGGATTTCAGGATGCCGCCGCCAACCCAGCCAAAATCGAAAAGTCCAAGCGAATTCTCGATCTGGCGGTTGAGCTGGGCACCAACGTGGTGACCACGCATATCGGCATCGTGCCGGAGGACACCAACAGCCCAATTTACGCGGCGATGCAGCAGGCTTGTGAGGAGCTGGGCGTGTATGCGAAGAGCCTGAACGCTTATTTTGCCATCGAGACCGGACCTGAACCAGCTGCCCATCTAAAAAGCTTCCTGGACACCCTCAGCACCAACGGTGTCTCCGTCAACTTCGACCCGGCCAACATGGTGATGGTCACCGGGGATGACCCGGTTCAAGGCGTCAAGATCCTGAAAGACTACATCGTCCATACGCACGTCAAGGACGGCGTTCGCCACCGCACGGTGGATCCGCGCGACGTGTACGGCTTCCTCGGCTACGATGCGATGAGCCACGAGAAAATCGCCGATATGGCCGCCTCCGGTGTGGGCTTCGAGGAGGTGCCGCTGGGCAAGGGCAGCGTCGACTTCCCGGCGTATTTCGCCGCCCTGCAAGAAATCGGCTACACCGGCTACCTGACGATCGAACGCGAAGTCGGCGACAACCCGGAGGAGGATATCCGTCAGGCGGTGAAGTTTATTCAGTCGTTCCGGGGATAA
- a CDS encoding helix-turn-helix domain-containing protein, with protein sequence MTKYLDYMISPEPIRLFNPAVDASRRKIQSLSVVNAGHLPGRTMQRADAKFRYWAFVVITGGSGYYQAGNAERQEVTAGSWFCLYPDETFQYGPHAEGHWDEYYFTVEGSRVEEWLGSWLQHPDQVKKATIDDSLINRMELMFMLIDSGVPSNLDRASLMLESFLYELVSQADQAEAGNRGRFVMKVIEDIAASLYAGPTPEELAARHHISMSTLRRIVHEYSGYPLNEFIHRLKVAEAKNVLMNTEKSVKEIGESLGYQDTFYFSRVFKRITGCSPRSYRREGGQ encoded by the coding sequence ATGACAAAATATCTGGATTATATGATCAGTCCTGAGCCGATTCGTTTGTTTAATCCCGCGGTGGATGCGAGCCGGCGCAAAATCCAATCGTTATCCGTCGTTAACGCCGGTCATCTGCCCGGGCGCACGATGCAGCGTGCAGACGCAAAGTTTCGGTATTGGGCGTTTGTGGTGATCACGGGCGGGAGCGGGTATTACCAGGCCGGCAACGCGGAAAGGCAGGAGGTTACGGCAGGATCCTGGTTTTGCCTGTATCCGGACGAAACGTTTCAGTATGGTCCACACGCGGAAGGGCATTGGGACGAGTATTATTTCACGGTGGAAGGCTCAAGGGTGGAGGAATGGCTTGGCAGCTGGCTGCAACACCCCGACCAGGTCAAAAAAGCAACGATCGACGACTCCCTCATTAACCGGATGGAGCTCATGTTCATGTTGATCGACAGCGGTGTGCCGAGCAATCTCGACCGAGCTTCTCTAATGCTGGAGTCGTTCCTGTACGAGCTGGTGTCGCAGGCGGATCAGGCGGAAGCCGGAAACCGGGGTCGGTTCGTGATGAAGGTCATCGAGGACATTGCCGCTTCGCTGTATGCCGGTCCAACGCCGGAGGAGCTGGCGGCGCGGCATCATATTTCGATGTCGACGTTGCGGCGGATCGTGCACGAATATTCGGGTTATCCGCTGAATGAATTCATTCACCGACTGAAGGTGGCCGAGGCCAAGAACGTCCTGATGAACACGGAGAAAAGCGTCAAGGAAATCGGCGAATCGCTGGGGTATCAGGATACGTTTTATTTTTCGCGCGTGTTCAAGCGAATTACCGGATGTTCGCCGCGGAGTTATCGTCGCGAAGGCGGACAGTGA
- a CDS encoding Gfo/Idh/MocA family protein has product MSQLNIGLVGTGSISESHLQAYRANPRTKLLAICDVNEERARSMASKYDIPHVYTDYRDMFANPEVQAVSICTWNNTHAPISIAALEAGKQVLCEKPLCITVDEALQVQQAVERTGNLLQVGYVRRHASNIAVLKKFIDAGDLGEIYYAKASLLRRLGNPGGWFADKSRSGGGPLIDIGVHAIDLCWYLMGRPKVKSVSGNTYAKLGNRSNIENYSFYQAADYDASLNTVEDMANALIRFENGASLIVDVSFSLHAKQNSALINIYGDKGGAEIEPTLSMVTERHNTIVNIEPQITAPGFDFSGAFQNEINHFVASCLDGVPPISPVEDGVEMIKILNAIYDSAAEGREIHF; this is encoded by the coding sequence ATGAGCCAACTGAACATCGGCCTGGTCGGCACAGGTTCCATTTCCGAGTCCCATCTGCAAGCCTACCGTGCCAACCCGCGGACCAAGCTGCTCGCAATCTGTGACGTGAACGAGGAACGGGCTCGGAGCATGGCAAGCAAGTACGACATCCCGCACGTTTACACGGATTACCGCGATATGTTCGCCAATCCGGAAGTCCAGGCAGTCAGCATCTGCACTTGGAACAACACCCACGCCCCGATTAGCATCGCCGCCTTGGAGGCCGGCAAGCAGGTGCTCTGCGAGAAGCCGCTCTGCATCACTGTGGACGAGGCCCTGCAAGTACAACAAGCCGTGGAGCGGACCGGTAACCTGCTGCAGGTCGGATATGTAAGGCGTCATGCCTCCAACATCGCGGTGCTGAAGAAATTTATCGATGCCGGAGACCTCGGCGAGATTTATTACGCCAAAGCAAGCCTCCTGCGTCGGCTCGGCAATCCCGGCGGCTGGTTCGCCGACAAGTCGCGCTCCGGCGGCGGCCCGCTGATCGACATCGGCGTGCACGCGATCGATCTGTGCTGGTACCTGATGGGCCGGCCCAAGGTCAAATCGGTGAGCGGCAACACCTATGCGAAACTGGGGAATCGTTCGAACATCGAGAACTACTCTTTTTACCAAGCCGCGGACTATGATGCCTCCCTCAACACGGTTGAGGATATGGCCAATGCGTTAATCCGCTTCGAGAACGGCGCGTCGCTCATCGTGGACGTCAGCTTCTCCTTGCATGCCAAGCAAAATTCAGCGCTGATCAACATCTATGGCGACAAGGGCGGCGCCGAAATTGAACCGACGTTGTCGATGGTGACCGAGCGCCACAACACGATCGTGAATATCGAACCGCAGATCACTGCGCCAGGCTTTGACTTTAGCGGAGCCTTCCAGAATGAAATCAACCACTTTGTAGCCAGCTGCCTAGATGGTGTCCCGCCGATCAGCCCAGTGGAGGACGGCGTGGAGATGATCAAAATCCTGAACGCGATATACGATTCGGCCGCCGAAGGCCGTGAAATTCATTTTTAA